The genomic window GGGCCGCGGTCCGATAGTGTCGGCCTTGCAGGGTCTTGCGGCCGTTGTGGCGAACGCGAGCCAAGGGAGTGGCGGGAAGCAGTTTCACCACCACACGTCAAGAGGATTGCGGGCATGAGCGAGAACACCAAGGGCGTCGTGCTTGTCGTCGATGACGAGCCACTGAAGAGAATCACGTTACAGATTGAGCTTTCGCAAGCGGGTTATACGGTCCTGGATGCCACCGATGCCGAGTCTGCGCTCAGGCAGCTGCAGGCCCGGCCGGTGGACGTGGTGGTCACCGATGTTCGGATGCCCCAGATGGACGGGCTGCAGTTTCTGGAGCAGATCAAGGTGCACTGGCCGCACACCCACGTGATCCTGATGACCGCTTACGGGACAGTTGATGCAGCAGTCACGGCGATCAAGCGTGGTGCCCAGGACTACCTGACGAAGCCATTTGCCACGGAGGTGCTGATCCGCAAGCTGGATGGTCTGCGGGCGGCCGGGGTTCTGGGCGGGGCGGCGGGAGCCCAGCCGGCGGGTGGGGAGCAGGCTGGCCCGCTGGTCGGGTACAGTTACGCGGGGGCCCAACTTTGTCGGCAGGTGCGTGAGCTGACTGGCAACGACTGTGCCGTCCTGCTACAAGGTGAGACCGGGACCGGCAAGGGTCTGGTCGCGCGGACGATCCATCAGCTCAGCCGTGGTGGCCAGAAGCCGTTTTTGGTGCTGGACTGCGATCTGTGTCCGGCGCCCAAGCTGGAGATGGATCTGCCCGCCAAGTTCGAGGAAGCTGCGGGGGGGACCTTGTTTCTTCAGAACGTAGACACGCTGCCCTCGGAGATCCAGGGTCGGTTGCTGTATCTGCTGGACCGGATGCAGACGCCGCAGGGTGGCGGGCTCGATGTTCGGCTGATCTGCGCGACCGGCTGCGACCTGAAGTCTCTGGTTGACTCGGGCGGATTTCGCAAGGATCTCGCCTATCGCATCTCGACCGTGACGGTGACCGTGCCACCGCTTCGCGATCGCCGCGAGGACATCGTGCCGCTGTCTGAGGCGTATCTACGGAACAGGGCCCAACGGACCGGCGGGCAGACGCTGCGTCTTGCCTCGCAGGCGACGGAGGCCATGCTCGCCTATCATTGGCCGGGCAACATTCGCGAGTTGGAGCATGTTCTTGAACGGGCCGCGGCCCTGACCAGCGGGGGCCAGATCGAGCTTCGGGACGTTCTCCTCCCCGAGGAGTCTACCCGCTTGACCTCGACCAGCGCGGCCGCCGACGCGGTTCGCCCGCCGGCGCTGACCGAGACAATCGCCGACATTGAACGGACGCTGATCGATTCCGCGCTTCAGCGGGCCGCCGGCAACCAAGCCCGGGCCGCTCAGATTCTCGGCATTCCCCGCACCACCCTGCGTGACAAGATGACCAAGTACGGCATGGTTGGCACTTCGCAGGGCAAGAGCGACATCGAGACCTGAGGCCGAGTCGTTCACCTACTAGGCGGGCGTGAACGCGGTGGTCGTGGTGCGGGCAAAGGGGCGGATGGCGAACCGGGGCGCCAGCAGGCTTTGGAGCCTATCCCGTTAGGTGTGGGACTGGTAGCTTGCCGGTCAAGTGACAGGCTGGAAGCCTGCTCCACACTGCTGAGGGAGACAGGCTCACTCCTGACAGAGACAGGGTCACTCTTGACGGAGAGAGGCTTCGGCCGGACATCCTGACCATGACGGCGGAGGGGAGTGGTCTGCTCCTGGGCCCGTTCAAGCCTTGATGTGATCCGTACCGTAACCCGACGAAACGAGGCGGTGATGAGACCTGACCTGCTCTTAGCGGCGATCGTTTGCGCAGTCCTCTCACCGCCGACAGTCTGGGGGCAGGTCCAGGTCGAGGCCCCAAGGAAGATGCTGGAAGACTTCGAAAACGGGCGGGACGGGTGGAACTACGTCGATGGGCGGGAGTTCCCGGGGGCGAAGGGATCGCTGGCCCTTGACACGACGGTGGCTCATGGGGGCAAAGCCTCTTTGAAGCTCGAGGCGGACTTCACCGCCGGTGGGGCTTACGTTGGGACGTACCGCGATCTCGACCGGCTCAAGGATGAGGATTTCAAGGCGATCCATCTGTGGATCAAGTCGAATCACGTTGCCCACATTGGCGTGCGTATCGTCGACAGCACCGACCAGTGCCACCAGAAGCATGGTGGAGTCGCCCTGGCCGCGACCGCGGACTGGCAGAAGGTGGTCCTGAAGATCGCGGATGTGGTGGGTGGCGAGCACTGGGGCGGGGCCAATGACGGCAGATGGCACGGACCGGCCAAAGGGCTGGGCATCAATATCGGCAGGGACGCGGCCACCGCCCGGACGGGGGCGAGTTCGATTCACCTGGATGACATCGAGGTTGTTCCGGGGCCTGTGATGGACGGGCATCCGACCCTGCATTCGGTGGTTCCGGATCGGCCCTCCTGCCGCCCCGGCTTCGAGGTTGCGGTCCGATATCGCTGGGATGCCGAGCCTTTGGGCAGTGACCACCGTGTTTTCGTTCACCTTCTGGACGCCAAGGGGAAGATGGTGTTCCAGTCTGACCATGCGGCTCCTGAATCGACCTCGATCTGGTCCGGGCGCATCGAGTACAAGAACCGGATTTACGTACCGATCGACAGCCCCGAGGGCGAGTATGTGATGGTAGCCGGTCTCTATCGCGGCGGAAGGCGTGTGGTCCTCAAGGCGGGGGATGGGGTCACGGCGTTCAGAGGCGACCCCACTGCCTTCCAGGTGGGCGTACTCGAGGTTGACTCGCGGGCGCCGATTCCCCGACTGACCGGGCCCAAGTTGAATCTGGACGGCTACGTTGTGACCTTCGAGGACGAGTTCCGGGATCTCAGCGTCTCGGCGGCCGGTCCGGGGACGCGGTGGTTTACGGCCACGAAGGAGAGTTTTGGCGACGCCCGCTTCGTGCCCCAGGCGGACGGCTTTCCATTCTCGATTGTCAAGGGTGTTCTGCCGGACAAGCCTGTCCTGCGGATTGAAGCCGCCAAGAAGGACGGGCGCTGGTGCAGCGGCATCCTGGCCTCTGCCGACCCCAAGGGGGGCGGTTTTTCCCAGAAGTTCGGCTACTTCGAGATGCGGGCCAAGTTCCCCGCGAGCCCGGGCATGTGGCCGGCGTTCTGGCTGCTGGGTCAGCCTTCGCTGACCGACCGGTCGAGGACCAACCCCGAGATTGACGTAGTGGAGTGGTACGGTGCACTCCCGAACCTGGTTATGTCCACCATGCATCTCTGGCGGCCGAACGGCAAGCATACGGCCGTCGGGGACCACATCAACGTGCCGGGCTTGACGGAGGAGTTTCATCGCTACGGGGTACTGATCGACGAGGACAACGTGACCTACTACTTTGATGGCATCCGGACCCAGCAGCAGAAGACGCCGGAGGAAGCGAAGGTTCCGCTGTACATGCTGGTTAACCTGGCCATGGGCAGCGGATGGCCGATCGACAAGGCGGTGAGCCCCTCGTACCTGTACGTGGACTATGTCCGGGCCTATGCCAAGAGATGAACTCGTTGGGGAAACGGGTGGGACCGCACCCGTCTGGTGGCGTGAGGGTCTGGTCTTGCTTTGGTGAACTGGGCGTTATGCGGTCGTCGATGGGCGTGGGAGTGGGCTTTCTGGGGCGGTGCCGCTTCGGTTAGACTATGCCGTCGTTCGGCTTCCGGGGATTGACGGCCGCCAGCCGAGGGCTGATGGCCGGATGCCGGCGTTGGGGTGCCGACGTTCGCTCCTGGGCGAGAACCGGCAGCTGATTGCTTGTTTGGAGTCCACACTGTGTCGCAGAGTCTCCCTGTCGCGGTCATTGGCACCGGTCACATGGGCCGCCATCACGTGCGTATTTACCACGAGCTCGCCGAAGCGGAGCTGGTGGGAATCGTGGACCTGGACGAGGCCCGTGCGGGGGAGTTGGCCGCGAAGTTCAAGACCAAGGCCTACGCCTCGATTACGCCGCTGCTTGGCAAGGTGAAGGCGGTGAGTGTGGCCGTTCCCACGGTTGCGCACCTGGCCGTTGCCCGGCCTTTTCTGGAGGCGGGTGTGGCCGTGCTGATCGAGAAGCCGCTGGCCCAGGACACGGCGACGGCGGGCGAACTGCTCGAGACCGGCCGGCGGCATGGAACGTTATTGCAGGTCGGGCACACCGAGCGGTTCAATCCCGTGGTTCGGGCGATGAGGAGCATGCAGGTCTCGCCGCAGTTCATCGAGACTCATCGCATCAGCCCGTTCACTTTTCGCTCGGCGGACATTGGCGTGGTCATGGACATGATGATCCACGATATTGACATTGTGCTCTCGCTGGTGAAGGCGAATCCGGCTCGAGTAGAGGCGGTGGGGGTGAGCGTGCTTGGCCGGCACGAGGACATTGCCAACGCCCGGGTGATCTTTGAAGGCGGGTGCGTAGCCAATCTGACCGCTTCGCGTCTGGCTCTGAAGACCGAGCGAAAGATCCGGGTATTCAGCCAGGAGGCCTATCTGTCGCTGGACTATCAGAAGAAGAGCGGTATCGCGATCAAGAAGGACGCGAACCTGGACCTGCTGAAGTTTGCCCGCGAGCACAAGGCCGAGGATCTCTCGCAGCTGGCCGGCAGCGACTTCGGCTCGATGGTCAAGGTTGAGCCGCTGGTGGTGGATGATGTCGAGCCGCTGCGAGCGGAACTGCAGTCGTTTCTGCATTCGGTTCGCACGGGTGAGAGGCCGGCGGTGACGGCCGAGGAAGGCGCCGCGGCGGTGGATCTGGCCGAGCGGATCACGATGGCGGTCAAGGAGCACGACTGGCAGATCAAATAGGCTGGTCAGGAGCCCCGGGGCGGATGTCCCTTGACGTTCTTGAGATGTTCCCGCAGGGCGGGCAGCTTGGCAGGGGGGACCAGTTCGTCCCACTCCAGGAGCGGCTTGACCGGCTGGAGAGCTGTGGCGGTGCGAAGCCGCAGGGTGATAATCTGCTGGGGGCGGACCGGGAATTGGTATGTCGGGCCATTGTCGAGCTTGCGGGGATGATCGCCGACCAGGCTGGTGAGGGCGGCGTTGGTGTGTGGCAAATCGACGGTGACTGTCGCGATACCCGCCTGGCCGATGACCTCGAGCAGTCTGATTTCGATGTCCTGGCCGTCGCGGCGTATGACCTCGACGATGACGTTGTCGGAGGTGCGTACGAACGAGGCGGTGGCGACCGGTTTGCAGTGATCGGCCAGGATGACGGGGCAGTTGTATTCCCAGGCCAGCTGCGGGATTCGTGCGGTCGGCCAATCCGTGTCGTGGGCCACGAGGGCGTACTCGAAGCGGTGCGCGCCTTTGCCGCTGAGCCAGGCATTGGGATAGCCGTTGTACTTCTCGGTGGCATTGAGCAGATACAGGGCGGGGGTTCGGTGGTTGATTTCCCGTCCGGTCAAGCCGCGGTCGAGGATGGCCACGCCGCCTTTTCCGGGGGAGGCATAGTCGCTCCACCGCACTGTCGGGGTGATGCCCTCCACCTGGCCGTCGTCCCGGGAGAAGCCGAAGGGGATGCCGCGGCGGATTTCGGCGGGGGTTTCGGCGAGGGGGAATTCGGCGACGACGACGGTCCGGTTGGGGATATCGTTCAGTTCGGTCTCGAATTCGATGCGTGGATGGTTCTTGAAGAAGCGTGTGATGCGTCGTCCGGTTCCACCTCCGTAGAACTCGCCTTGGGCCTCCACGGTCATAGCCAGCGGCCCCTCGGTGACGGTGACCGTCGACTTGGAGTCGCTCGAGGTGGCCAGGCGGGGGCGTTTCGGGCGAAGCTCGGTGAAGTCTCCCGGATCGTGGTCGCCGACGTGTTTCTCGGCGACCAAGACGTTGGCCGGCCCGCCGAGCATCTGGCGTCCGGACGGTTTCAGCTTGAGGCTGGTGAGGGCCCCGGTCGACGCGTCCAGTTGAGCGGTGTAGAAGTTCGTTTCGATGACCGGTGGCAGCGCGATGGTCTTGGGGGCCGGTGCCGCCCCGGTTGTGGTTTCGACGCCGAGCAGTCCGGTTGGGGGCAGGTCGAGGCGGCACAGCGTGGTCCCGTTGCCGGCGTCCTGGGACAGACCTTCGGCGAGGCGTATTCCGGGGCGCAGTTTCAGGCAGAGCGGATCGGTACGGAGCCAGTTTGCGGGGTTGAACAGGGTGACATTCGCGCCCTCGCCGGCGAGCTTGCGGGCGGCGGCATCCAGGGTAGCGGCGCTGTTGCGTTCGACCCACTCGAAGCGGTCGCGTGCGTCCCATGAGGTCTGGTGCTCGAACACCATGCCGCCGGCGGCCCCCCACAGCGTGTTTCGGTCCATGTTCAGCAGCATCAGCAGCCATGCGTGATAGAGTTGCTGCGCGGGGTACTCGAAGTCGCTCTTGAGGCTGGCAATGGTGGCCAGGGTCTCGGCGGCCTGCAGGGCGTGTTCGTCACGGCGATACCAGCTCTTCACTCGCGGGTTCTGAATCCAGAAGGAATCGTAAGTGAAGTTCGTGTTGACGCGGACGGTGGGCAACTCGAGCTTGCCGGATTTGATGTCGGGCAACACGGCATCGACATACGACGACAGGGTGCTGAAACGCAGGTCACAATCGGGGCGGTAGTCTTTCCATTGTTTCAGGAGCTCGGTCGGGTTCTCGCGCCGTGGCGGGGCCAAGGCGTAGTCGCCGTAGCCGCCGAGGATGAGCACGGGGAGTCCGGGTGACGTGTAGCCGACCTTCGAGGCGATGGCGCCGGCCATGCTGCGCAGCTGGGCTGGGGTGAGGGGTTCCCGGGCCGCGTAGCATCCGCCGATGTCGTCGGAGTAGTGGCCGGGCACGAGGGTGAGGATGCGTGAGCCGTCTGGCGATTCGGACCAGAAGATGCTCTTGTCGGTCCGGTTGCGGCGAGTGTAGATGAGGGCTTCGAGTCCGAGCTGAGTGCACAACTGGGCCATCTGGTAGTGGGTACCGCACACATCGATCGCCCAGCAGAACCGCGGCCGGGCTCCCATGACCTGCTGCTGCCAGCGAAGTCCGTCAATACCCATTTTGGCCAGGGCCTCGCCGCCGGAGAGATTGATCGTCGGTTCGAGGAAGAACGCGTTGACCAGTTCGACGCGGCCCTGGGCGATGCGCTCTTTGAGCTCGGTGAAGCGTCGCGGCTCGAAGTTGCCGATCGCGATCATGTTATTGCACTCGGAGAGCGCGAAGCAGTAGTGGGTGTCATCGCGGACGCGGTCGAGGTGGTCGAGGTAGCTGTTGGCGCAGTAGTTTCGCTCGGTGGACCAGTTGGTCAGCCAGCCGCAGCTGGCGGGGTGGAAGTTGGGTACCACGAAGACCCGAGCGGGCAGAGGGGGGGACTTCTGCCGGCGTTCGGCGGCGGTGCGGGACCGATAGGCGTCATAGTCTCGGGCCGGTATCAGCCGCAGCCACACCAGGTTCATGACCGCCTGACCGGGTTTCGTGGTGGGTTTGAGGGAGAGGGCGAGCGGTCCGGCGCGTCCGACCTTCAGGGTGCCGATTCGGGCAATCTCGTGGTCGAGCCAAGTGCCGGTATGTACCGCGATGGTGCCGGGCAAGATTTGGCCGTCGAGTGCCAGTTCGAACGCACTGCCTTCCGAGCCGGCCTGGCAGGAGTATCGCATCTCCACGACGTACTCGCCGGAGTGATCCAGTGCTACCTGCCAGGAGAGCCATTCCGCCGCATCGGTCCAATAGCAGATATTGCCGACGCCCTCGAGCACCATGAACCGGGCGGTCTGGCCGTGGATTGCCGCGGTGCCAGCGTCGAGCTGGAGAATCCCGTCGGCCAGGGGTTTGACCACTGCCGGGGCACGCGTGGCCTGCTGCGCCAGGGTACTCGGCCCGGCCAGGGCCACGGCCAGAATGCAGGGGATGAGGTGGCCGGACCGTCGCCGGGGCTGAAGCATGTGGGTTGAACGCGATGCTACCGAAGCCGCGGGGGTCGCCGCCGAGGCAAAGCGAAGTGATGAGCGCATGTCCGGTCCTTTCGTATTGCTGAGGCTTTCGTGGGTATGGGTGCCTGGCCCGATCATCGAGGATCCTGCCCGCGTATGCGGTTATGGGTGCCGG from Phycisphaerae bacterium includes these protein-coding regions:
- a CDS encoding glycoside hydrolase family 16 protein, which gives rise to MRPDLLLAAIVCAVLSPPTVWGQVQVEAPRKMLEDFENGRDGWNYVDGREFPGAKGSLALDTTVAHGGKASLKLEADFTAGGAYVGTYRDLDRLKDEDFKAIHLWIKSNHVAHIGVRIVDSTDQCHQKHGGVALAATADWQKVVLKIADVVGGEHWGGANDGRWHGPAKGLGINIGRDAATARTGASSIHLDDIEVVPGPVMDGHPTLHSVVPDRPSCRPGFEVAVRYRWDAEPLGSDHRVFVHLLDAKGKMVFQSDHAAPESTSIWSGRIEYKNRIYVPIDSPEGEYVMVAGLYRGGRRVVLKAGDGVTAFRGDPTAFQVGVLEVDSRAPIPRLTGPKLNLDGYVVTFEDEFRDLSVSAAGPGTRWFTATKESFGDARFVPQADGFPFSIVKGVLPDKPVLRIEAAKKDGRWCSGILASADPKGGGFSQKFGYFEMRAKFPASPGMWPAFWLLGQPSLTDRSRTNPEIDVVEWYGALPNLVMSTMHLWRPNGKHTAVGDHINVPGLTEEFHRYGVLIDEDNVTYYFDGIRTQQQKTPEEAKVPLYMLVNLAMGSGWPIDKAVSPSYLYVDYVRAYAKR
- a CDS encoding sigma-54-dependent Fis family transcriptional regulator; amino-acid sequence: MSENTKGVVLVVDDEPLKRITLQIELSQAGYTVLDATDAESALRQLQARPVDVVVTDVRMPQMDGLQFLEQIKVHWPHTHVILMTAYGTVDAAVTAIKRGAQDYLTKPFATEVLIRKLDGLRAAGVLGGAAGAQPAGGEQAGPLVGYSYAGAQLCRQVRELTGNDCAVLLQGETGTGKGLVARTIHQLSRGGQKPFLVLDCDLCPAPKLEMDLPAKFEEAAGGTLFLQNVDTLPSEIQGRLLYLLDRMQTPQGGGLDVRLICATGCDLKSLVDSGGFRKDLAYRISTVTVTVPPLRDRREDIVPLSEAYLRNRAQRTGGQTLRLASQATEAMLAYHWPGNIRELEHVLERAAALTSGGQIELRDVLLPEESTRLTSTSAAADAVRPPALTETIADIERTLIDSALQRAAGNQARAAQILGIPRTTLRDKMTKYGMVGTSQGKSDIET
- a CDS encoding Gfo/Idh/MocA family oxidoreductase — its product is MSQSLPVAVIGTGHMGRHHVRIYHELAEAELVGIVDLDEARAGELAAKFKTKAYASITPLLGKVKAVSVAVPTVAHLAVARPFLEAGVAVLIEKPLAQDTATAGELLETGRRHGTLLQVGHTERFNPVVRAMRSMQVSPQFIETHRISPFTFRSADIGVVMDMMIHDIDIVLSLVKANPARVEAVGVSVLGRHEDIANARVIFEGGCVANLTASRLALKTERKIRVFSQEAYLSLDYQKKSGIAIKKDANLDLLKFAREHKAEDLSQLAGSDFGSMVKVEPLVVDDVEPLRAELQSFLHSVRTGERPAVTAEEGAAAVDLAERITMAVKEHDWQIK